The Globicephala melas chromosome X, mGloMel1.2, whole genome shotgun sequence genome contains the following window.
GGAGCTGTctgccctggggggaggggtagaGTCTCCAGCGATGGCCACCCTGAACCTAGGGCAACTGGCCAGCCCCCGGGGTAGTAACAGTGGCACTTTCCTGTCCTTTAGACCCTCAGGGCCTGGGGTGGTCCATCGTCGTGGATCCACAGGCTGTGCCCCCCTTGGACTGTTCTCTTGGATGGACTGTCCTCTGCAGTGTGGGGACCAGCCCAGTAGCCACCATCTCTAGCTCCAGCACAGCGTGGGGGTCAAGGTAGGGGTGGACCTAGGTCTGCCCAACACTGTCTGCTACTTACCCTGGACCTGACAAGGGGGTGGAGGTCAAGGGTGGGAGGATCCTGAGCTAGGATTCCTGGCTCcatgcccctgccccacccacagGGCCCTCCTTTCTGTGCTCCACTAGGGATGCGGCTCAGACCTCTGGCAGCAGCCACGCATCCAGGTCCATTGCAACCAGCTCCATTGCATCAtccaggcccctccctgcctggcaggaccaccaccaccaccattcccTCCCCCCTCTGCTGGCACCTACACAGCAGGGGAGTCACTGTCCCCTTAACCTTGGGCAGCTGCTGCCCCCTgctgtgttcccagcaccactggagcccttggtgggggaagggaggatggCCTAAGCCCTGGGGAATGGAAGTCCTCAGTTGCCCTGTGATGGAACTCCAGAGCCCTCGGGGGACTTTTAGGCAGCTGGGCCCCTCAGAGCCCTCGCGGGAGGTAGTCTCAGAGCCCTGGGAAGTGGGGCCAAGCCTGAAGGGGAGTGCTGGGGGCGGTCCAGAGCCCTTGGGAGCTACAACTCTTTGGGAGGGGGGCGTCTAagagccctggggcaggaagctTGAAGCCACTCAGGAGCCTGCAGAAACCCTCCCTCTGCTGCATGGTGATCAATGGATGTGGTTGCCCTTGGGGAATGATGAATGAGAACAGGGAGACTGTGTCACCTGGGTGGAgactctttcctctcttctctcagaCACCACAGTGGTTGCCAAGCACACCTAGCCTCCCCCTCTTTCCTGGAACAGATCAAGgacctgaggcctggagaggatcATTCCACCCGGAGGCCACGccatctctctccccttccttgggAGGGCCCAAGCCCAGCTCCCCTTGCTCCCATGCTGTCCCCCTCCGCCCCAGCTACTCCACAGGGTATCAGCGAGTCAACCTTACCCCGTCCCTAGGCTCCACTTGCCTCTCCGCCAAGACCTGGTGGGGCTCCGGCTGAACAGCAGTGCCAGGTAGTGAGAGCCTGTGGGGGAGCTGTATTCACAGGCTCGGTCCCGCTTCCCAACATACTTGATGTGGGACCCGTTGCTGAAGCAAGATGTCTCAGCATGCCACCCTGGAGTTCTGGTGCACTGGCAACCTGACTACCTCTTCTgtacccccacccccattcaggCTCATTGATCTGACCATCAGGCCTTATTGTCACCAATGAGAAGGCAGCACCCCCTGCCCATGCCCACCACCCACCATGAAGCAAACAGGTCTCAGCTCTTGCACTGGGACGGCAAGGGGCAGAAGCTGGAGACCTGGGGAGTCCATGCCACAGTTGGCTGGGTGCTGGGGGAGCCAGGTGGGAGGGGCTTGCAGCAAACAAAGGAGGCTGAGCCTGTGGGAGGGGTAAGAAAATTAGAAGcaattttttcatccttttttgtatatattttaaaatatttttaaagtatatatatattttggctgcgtcaggtcttagttgcggtacagAAGATCTTTAACTGTGATGttcgggctcttcattgcggcgtgcgggtttttctctctctagttgtggcgtgggctccagggtgcgtgggctgtCTCGTTGAGGCGCataagctcagtagctgtggcacgcgggcttagttgtcccacaacatgtgggatcttagttcccccagcagggatggaacccgtgtcccctgcgttgaaaggtggatttttaaaaaataaatttatttatttttggctgtgttgggtcttcgttgctgcatgtgggctttctctagttgtggcgagtgggggctactcttttgttgcggtgcgcgggcttctcattgcagtggcttctcttgttgtggagcatgggctctaggcgcaccggctcagtagttgtggctcgcaggctctagagcgcaggctcagtagttgtgcatgggcttagttgctccacggcatatgggatcttcctggaccaggaatcgaacccgtgtcccctgcattggcaggcggattcttaaccactgcgccaccagggaagtcccagaaggtgtactcttcaccactggaccaccagggaagtcccatcattcttttttgtttactttaaatgcacaaaaaagtatgtattattattttttttgcggtacacgggcctctcactgttgtggcctctcctgttgcggagcacaggctccggacacgcaggctcagaggccatggctcacgggcccagccgctccgcggcatgtggaatcttcccggaccggggcacgaacccgcatcccctgcatcggcaggcggactctcaaccactgcgccaccagggaagccctgtgttatttttaagaaaacacccgcccaagaaaaaaaaatggggagacTAGGATGCATCAAAAAGAAATGTCCAGGAGCTTCGGTAGGATGGTTCCAGTCCCAGCCCTGACCAAAGCTCACCATGCAGCCGTAGACAGCCAAGAGGCCCCGAAAGGCTCAGGAGCCCATGGTGTACATGCAGGTGAGAGGCCAGGCTCTGCCAAGTCCTGCCACCTGTAGCAAGGAGCCGGTCAGAGGTGAGAGGGACTGATGCTAGGCCCCCACACAACGAGGTAGCCCTTGTGGTGCCTCTGATTCCCGCCTGTTTACACGGAGCCAGCCTCTCCACGCTTTACTGCCCTCTACTGGCAGTGCAGAGCCAGGACGCACGGCCTCTTGTGGCAGTCTACCCTAGGTTTCCTTctctgaaaattatgaaatacCCACAGCAGAAAACCTGGCAATAAGAAGGAATATAGCCAGGTGAGGAACTGGTTTACCGAAAGGTGATGGAGCATTCCAGAGTACTAAGAGCCTTCTCCTGTAGCATTAAACAATCAGCTTTCCAGCAGAAATGGCTCACCAAGCAGATGCCTCGTTTCCTCTTCATCCCCCCACCCTTGGACACCAAGATTGGCCTCTGCTGGAAAGTTAAACACCCATAACTGACATCGTGCAAGCAGCCTCGCCTGCATTTCCAAGTGGGTTCTCCGTGTGACGGTTATTTTTATGAGTAGTTACAAGAGCTTTGGGTAAAGAGTCAGGGAGTGGACCCCAAAAGCAAAGCACAAATATGTCCATGGGTAGCATGTGATCCCTACCCCAAGcgcaaaggaagaaaagaagaaccaACAACGCCAGATGGCAATTCTGGAGGCCCAAGGCCTGGAGGGCCTTAGCAGGGGgcagcccaccccctccccacattaAAGGGAAGAGCCCACACGTTAAAAATAAACGGTCTTTTTATTGTCCACGAAAACAAAGTCAGGGTGTCCTTTGGTCAATCCCCCCCAATGAGGTGACAATGAACAGGAGGCATGCAATGATGACACCCATGTTCTCCTCTCCAGGAGAAGGCTCTTGCCCTCCTAGGCCCTAAGGGTCAGAGGCAAGTGGGGCCAGGAGGCTCCAGAGGAACACCTGTCCAGGCCCACCATGCTGCAGAGGCCCAGGCCTGCTGCCTCCCCGACAGGACAAGGCAGGGGAAGCAAACACTGCCCCTGTCCCAGTACCCCCAAGCTAGAACACGCAGAAAAgccccaacccccctcccccagaaaACACTGCTAAGGCAGTCAGCCAGGACTTCCAAGAGCAGCTGGCCCCAAGCCACAAGGCCAGAGCGTTAGGGCTCCGCCCGGAAGGGGTTGCTATCCTAGGCCTGCATGCAGTGGTAAACAAAAACCAGGAAGGCAGCAAAGATGAGAAACAGGAGCATCTGGCCCCAGAGCGGGACCTGGTGGTCCTGGCCCAGAGCAGCCCCAGGGGCCCGCTTTTCTGGCCGGATGGCACGGCGGGCGAGCCACGAAGGAGGAGATGAAGGCGAGGACACggcagaggtggaggaggaggtggggtaaTAGGACAGGCCCAGGGAGCTTCTGGAGACGTTGGAAACAGGGCGGTAGTGTGCGATGCTCTGGTAGGCACTGTCCCGGCCATACACGGGGCGTTCCCTGAGGCAAAGAGGGGAGCAGATAGGCCGGGAAGGCCTGCGCCCAGAATCAGCCCCAGTCCCTGGCCCTCCCTACTACTCACCTATCCTTGCCCTCCTCTTCAGAAGAGAAAAGATTGTCATCGTGAACCTATAGAAGTGAATCAGGGTAAGGATACTGGCTGGCAGGGGCAGCGTGGCCCCGTCATGCCCCTCAGCCCAACTTCCCTGCCAGCCTACTCTGAACACTGCTTCAAGGCCTGGGCCTCGCCACCCCCCAGCACCCTTCTTGGTTCCCGGCCTTATGCCCGTGGGGCCTTGCCACTTGCTAAGTGACTGTGCCAGCTGCCTACACCCTACTTTCTGCCCCAGGATTCTCAGAGAGAGCTCAAACCTAGGTCCCAGGCAAGGGTGCAGGGCACGCACCGGGCACTCTAGTCAAGCAGTTCTGACAGCCCCCCACAGAAAGGCCCTGACCTGGCAGGTGTCTGCTGACCCCACCTCTCCCTGGAGGCTCTCAGGAGCCACCATTTGCACCCAGTGGCCCCCCTGATTTATCCAAACCCCACAATCACCCCCTCAGGTTGTACCCACGTACAGGGTGCCCAACAGCCAGCTCACCTGGTGGTGAAAGGTGTCAGCATCTGAGAGTGAAGCCGAGGGCTGGCGGAAGCCCTTAGATGTGCCCACAGACTCAGGCTCCCCGTAAGTCCTGGTGGTCAAGTAACTCTCCTCACAGTAGTCATAATTATAGCCTTGGGAAGGGGGGCAGCGGGGAAGAGGGAGCAACGGTGTCCCCACCTGGCCAGATGGCCCTAATCTGAATCCCACTTGGGGGCCTGTGACTCGGTTTCTCCCCTCCAGGACTACTGCAGGACGGTGGGGGTTGAGATCTCAGGTTCTCCCTGACACCGGAACGAAGGTGTCTGggtgcccaccccacccctgccttacCCTTGCTCTGGTAAAGTAAGGCGTCCTCTTTCTTGGGCAGATCGTACATATCCGAGTCCACGGACGCTGAATCTAAGTCTGAACGGGGGGGGCCAGGGCCGTTTGCCTCCAAGGTtcacctcccctttcccctgtGCCCCTCCCGGCCAGCGCCCCTGCCACCCCCTCGCGACCCCTTCCTCCCAAACCCTGTCCCCGAGGGCGGCCAGGTGGAGCCGTGGGGCGGGGGCCTCACCCGAGAACCGACAGGAGAAAGAGGATGCGGACGAGTTAGGGGGCGACAGCCTCCGCCTCTGGGTCTCATACTCGAAGATTTTCTTTTCGTAGAGCTTGCGAGTGGAACCTGGCCAGACAAGGGGCACAGGGCGGTCAGGGCGCGGGCCGCGAGACCGGGGGCGGCGCGGAGAGGGGTTAAGGAAAGGGGCGCGGGGCGAAGCGCGGGGAGGGGCCGGCCGCCGCCGCGTACCCACGACGGGCCCGTGCGGGATGTTGTACTGGCGCAGCACGGCAGCCAGCTCGGTGTCCGACAGGACCGCGTAGTCGTCCATGGCGGGCAGCGGGCGGCAGAGGCCTGGGGGTGGCCCGGGCCTGGTGATACGGGCCGAGCTACGACCGCCTCAGAGCGCGACAGGAGCAGCGCGAGCGCCTCGGGAGCGGCTACGCCCGCGTCACGCCTGCGTCACAATCGCGTCCAACCGCGGCCCCTGCGGGCCGCGCGCGCTGTGCGGGGCGGAGCCAGGACGCGGGGAGCCCCCGGCGCAGAGCGGTCGGGCCCTGGGaatgggcggggcggggctgacGAGCCCCGACGTCACAGACTGACGGGATTGGCTAGAGGCGAAAGAGGGATGTAGGGCGCGCTAGAGCCGAAGAGCCGAGGACCGGTCGGGCCGTGGGAGAGGGTGGGGCTGTTCGTCCgggaggggggcggggcctgCGAGCCCAGAGACGTCACACGCTGGCGAGTTTGGGCAAGACGGGAAcgaggggcggggcctgcgcGCCAGGGGGACGAGCTTAGACCCGCCGGGACCTGGGAGCGGGGCGGGGTCGGCGAGCCAAGACGTCACTCGCTGGCCTGTTCCGGCCCGAAGCGAAGAGGGGCGGGGCCTGTGGCCATGGAACCGGCAGAAACCGGCCAGGACGTGAAAGTGGGGCGGGGCCGCGCGCTGGTTGGGGCTCGCCCTCCCTGAGTCCCGTGGATTCAGCCCGGTCCCCGCAGTCCCCGTGCTGTCCACCCTCAGCTGAGCTCCAGCGCTTGGGGTTCCCCGGCCGCGCCCCAGCCGGACGCCCTGACAACAGCAGCAGCGGGAAGGGCCCTGATCTGAAGGGCGAGACCTTGGAGAGCGTGGGTCTGGGCCCGGACCCTAGGCCGCCCCCCCAGACCAccaggccccctgccccagcccgccTTCCCGCTCTGCAGGGTTTGGCCTGCGCACCTGCGCCCCGCCGGTCCccaccgcctccctccctccccgctccaCCCGGGAGGAAATGGGGCACTGGGCCAGGAGGCCATCGGCACTCCAGGAGCCAGCAGCCTTGGAAGGGACCCGAGCGTGCCGATGCGCACTGGCACAGGGCGCGGTGTGATGCATGCAGAGACAGCGAGTGCCCGCCTCACCCACCAGCTGTCCACCTGGGGCGGGAGGGGCTTCCTCTCCTGTCGGAATGGCCCCTGAGCCCAGTGTGACCAGCAGCCAGGCAGCGGCGGGGAAGCTGCTCCGGGGTTCCAGTAAGACTTGGTGGGCTCTGAGCACCTGGGTCTCGGTGGGCTTCAGGGCCGTGGTAGTGCAGAGCGGGCCCCCAGGACAGGGGGGCCAGGGGACCGAAGGGGGCAAACCACGGAAGGCTGCCAAGGCCTGCTGGGGAGCGGGGACTGTCACTAGGAGTTGGTGAGGGGCTTGGTCAGTAAAGAGCTGCCCTGTGGAATTTGGGAAGGAGATGACAGTCACGTTCTAAACAAAGGCAGCTGATGGAGTGTGGGGGAACTGAAGTGCTTCTCCCAGAACTGGGAGCCTGGGGAGGAGGTTCTCATAGATGACGGCTGGTACCTGGGAGAAGACCAGGCAGGAAGGCTGGCCCAGCTGGCGAGGGTCACAGACCAGTTCTGCATGGAGGTTCGCTCATGGGGTGGAGAGAAGATAGGGCCCTGGTTTGATCACACACAAAGACCCTCAGAAAAGTTGCTGTAGGCTGGGTTTTAGAGTAAAGATGAGGCCTGCTCTGTCTCCCAAAATATGAGGGCCCCAGACATGCATGGCAGTACAAgggggcagagcccagggcagggcagggtctTGCTGCTTATCTCAGAGCAGGGAGGGAGATGGCGTTTGGGCTCTGGGCCGCTCAGAGTTGGCCTCCTGGAATTTGCAGTTTTGGCAAGATCAGATTCCCCAGTACCCCTCCAAGCCTTCTGCAGTGCTGGCCCCTGTCCCAGAGGCTGTCCTCCCCATGCCACCCCTCCCCATACAGACCCAAGCTGTTTCCTTATGAGGTCAAGGAATTCTAAGTGTGCCTTCTCCTCTAGGAACAACCCCTCCCCCGGCACCTGCCTTGGCCCTCTGCCTttcatttccctctcccccagtCGCCCCGCTATGTGGTCCCACCGTGGATGGCACCAGGAGTCTGACTTGTGATGGTCCCCTGCACACAAGCCCACCTGGAGCCCAAGTCCAGCCCCATTTGCAGGCAGACCCATCCCAGACCACCAGAAACCAGGCGAGCCCTTGACCGTCAGAGCTGAGAGGCCCTCGGCACCACCCCTGTCACACAGAGGAGGAATTGGGGACCCAGAGGAGGAGACTTGCGCAAGGGCCCCGAGTGCAATTCATTCATGGATGTTCCCCCAGCCAATACCTAGCACTCGAGGTCCTAACCTGGACAGTGTGGCCCAGCAGGGTTTCTGAGTCAGCAGAGGAGCTGTTAGGGGAAATCTGGGGCCTTGAGGGGAGTCTTGCTGGGAAGAGTGGGCTTGGAAGCCACCGATTCCAAGTCAAGAACAAGAAGACAGTTTCTCCTTTGAGAATGGGGAATGGATTCTAAGCAGTATATTATATAACTTGTAATCCCAGCAACAtcaaaaattataaggaaaagtAATATCAACATGAATACATTTCTCAACAGTCATGTCCAAGgagattattatttattgagctattaatgttttctttaagaTAAGAAacttaaggggacttccctggtggtgcagtggttaagactctgcactcccaatgcagggggcccggtttcgatctagatcccacatgcatgccacaactaaggagcctgcctgctgcaactaagacccggtgcaaccaaataaataaagtgttaccaaataaatattttttaaaaaagatcagaACCATAATACTTTGGTACAATACAAAACTTAGTTTTTCTCTTCAAGGATGTGAAACATCCTATGGGTTTTTCCTGGCaatcaaatactttaaaacattGCTCAGATAGTAACAAAAGTCGTAAGATGGtgattattgtgaaaattaacaTGTGGAAGATTGTTACAGCCAATATACAGCAGGGAATGGTTAGCTGACCAAAAGCCTCTCAATTAACACCTTGTGTTCCAGCCCTAGAACACATCTGTCCACCTTGGGACTGTTGGCACGGCTAGCTGGAGAGTCAGCTTGCCTTGGCAGTGGGAATGGAGCTGGTTCTAGTGCTTTTCAGGAACCTTCAACACAAGGAGAAAAAGTGTTTATTACGGTCTTTACCAGGGAAGAGCTGGTGCTGTACAAACCGTTCCCCCAGACCTGGAAGAAGTAGAGACCCCGAGATGTGTGTGTCtcaggggtgtggggggaggggagggagatagTAGTGTAAAGAGAACAGTAAAATGAAGGTGTCTCCTTCCTGCTACCCCACCTATTGTACCCCTGGCTCCGACTGCAATGCCTGTGGTAGGTGGGTTTCCCTCCTTGAAGGACAGCCTTGGCCATGAGCTCCAACACAGCCACCTCATGGATCTAAACTCAGGCCACTCATCGATCAAGTGAGGATAACCCAGTGCTGTGGGGACGGGGTCCCAGTAGATGGAGCAGGGAGAGACAAAGGCCGAGGTACTGCAAGGAGATCCCACCATGGGTCAAGGTGGAAAGGTCATTGCCAGCAGAGCCAGCATTTTAGCAGGTGTGACCaaacttcttcctcccttcctaccccttcctttcttctccctttttcccttccccccttccttcttttctttttgtttttaaaggtattttaaaatttttatttatttatttttggccacggtgggtcttcgttgctgtgcacaggctttctctagttgcagcgagcgggggctactcttcgttgcggtgcgcgggcttctcactgcggtggcttctcctgttgcagagcacgggctctaggcacgcgggcttcagtagttgtggcacgcaggctcagtagttgtggctcacgggctcagtagttgtggctcatgggctcagtagttgtggctcacgggctctagagcacaggctcagtagctgtggcgcacgggcttagttgctccatggcacgtgggatcttcccgaaccagggctcgaacccgtgtcccctgcattggcaggtggattcttaaccactgcaccaccagggaagcccccttccttcttttctttctctctttttatgaaGTGGAATAGAATAGGAAATAGAGTGTTTTCAGGTAGTAAGGGAAGGTTTCATTTGGTGGAACGTTTGTTTCAGTTATTTGTGTCgatctgtgtgtgcatgcaggtACTGGCTCAGGATGTAAAATGTAGTTCTTATCGGGGGGTGTGGGCAAAATATTAAGACACTGCTTTATGTGGCCTTCACCAAGGAAGTAACATTTGAGCTGAATATGAAGCTACCAGGCAATGGGCACgtagaagaggaagagggagcctGGCAGAGCCGGGGCATGGCTGTGCCCACCCGGTTCACAGACACTTGGCCCCTCGGTGGCACCCCACCGTACACGCCCAGAGCTCAGCCCTGCACCTAATCATGCTCCTGAGAATCCCGAACATTTCTCCTGCTCGCTCCCAGGCCAGGCCTGGCACCCATCAGGGGCCAAATCAGTGGCAGCCAGGACGCTGGCTCATCACGGGGCTCGGGTCCCTGCCCCAGTGCGGACTTCCGGGCGGTAGGCGCTCAGTGAGCACCTGCAAGGGCctgtcaccccccacccccaaggcagAATCAAACTTGTATGGACAGCCCAGGCTCGGG
Protein-coding sequences here:
- the EMD gene encoding emerin, whose protein sequence is MDDYAVLSDTELAAVLRQYNIPHGPVVGSTRKLYEKKIFEYETQRRRLSPPNSSASSFSCRFSDLDSASVDSDMYDLPKKEDALLYQSKGYNYDYCEESYLTTRTYGEPESVGTSKGFRQPSASLSDADTFHHQVHDDNLFSSEEEGKDRERPVYGRDSAYQSIAHYRPVSNVSRSSLGLSYYPTSSSTSAVSSPSSPPSWLARRAIRPEKRAPGAALGQDHQVPLWGQMLLFLIFAAFLVFVYHCMQA